One Setaria viridis chromosome 7, Setaria_viridis_v4.0, whole genome shotgun sequence genomic region harbors:
- the LOC117865050 gene encoding probable serine/threonine-protein kinase PBL16, with the protein MGRPRHRQRGVGRTKSGFLPMPPNQGGGFGRVYKGYITKDLREGLEIEEPLRVAVKVHDGDNSLQGHREWLSEVIFPGQLSHPNLVKLIGYCCEDDHRVLVYEFMPLGSVESHLFSKWNAD; encoded by the exons ATGGGACGGCCTCGGCATCGGCAGAGAGGAGTGGGGCGCACCAAATCAGGGTTTCTTCCAATGCCACCAAATCAG gGTGGTGGATTTGGCAGAGTCTACAAAGGGTATATCACCAAAGATCTCCGCGAAGGGTTAGAGATAGAAGAACCGCTGAGAGTTGCCGTTAAAGTCCATGATGGTGACAATAGCTTGCAGGGCCATAGGGAGTGGCTG TCTGAGGTTATATTTCCAGGGCAGCTCTCTCACCCAAATTTAGTGAAGTTGATTGGGTATTGTTGTGAAGACGACCACAGGGTTCTTGTTTACGAGTTCATGCCCCTGGGAAGTGTGGAGTCCCATCTGTTTTCAA AGTGGAATGCTGATTAG